Sequence from the Epinephelus moara isolate mb chromosome 19, YSFRI_EMoa_1.0, whole genome shotgun sequence genome:
ACACTTTGGTCTCCTACTATCATTTCTGCAACAACAACCAGGTCCTCCCAGCCGTGTCCTGGGAGTCCTTCTTCTCCAGCTTCATGAGTGGAGACAgtgagagaacacacacaccacacacacacacacacacacacacacacacacacactgcccactTCCAGGTTAGCACAATGTCATCACGACTCCACTGTTGATGATGGGTTACCAAAGAGGCCTGCAGGGCTCAGGTCATCATTTTgactattttatttcattgtaattGCTTTTGTTCCCCTTTAtcttttcattgtgtttttttaagtagtCTTATGCATAAAATTCTGAATTGCTGCTGGGGTTAAAACGTGCTGCGACACTCATTAAACTTTACCTTAATACGCCACTGTAAACTCATAGTTATCCTGTAACATGTGGCTGAAAAAAatgctcattttttttatttaattattttctttgacTTACAGCAACATGAAACTCCAGACATTAAACAACATTTTGACCAACATCAGTAAAGCCAACCTTACTATAAAAGTTGGACCGGcttatattttctatatttcaAATTATTCAAAAGGTTGAATACATTCAAAGAACCTGTGCAACTTGTTATGTAACTTTTTACTCAAacttatgcaaaaaaaaaatttccacCTATCATTTGCGCCACTTTGTGAGAGTTTTAGTATTGACCCTAGATTTCAAAGAAAGACGATAATGaaaattatgataataataataataaaataaaaataattttaataaaataaaaataaaaatatatatcctacccataatgataataaaatttaGGCTACAGGTTGAAAATGAGAACTTATCAGCCCTTgttttctgatttatttatCAAAGCATTTAGTATTAAGCGACTATAGAGCAACAACAACTGACCAAAGAAcatgatgttatttattttatttatttattttttttaaagaaaaaaatgtgtagcTGAAGGTGTTCCAGTTTAGCAACGGGTGCACAACCCAAGCTCTCCAGGAACACAAAGAACAACTTCTCAAGAACCTTAGAGCAACATCAGGGACGAGAGAACAAACCTCAGGAAAGGCAATTCAAAGAgcaagatgtctgtgtgtgtgtgtgtgtgtgcgcaacaGCATTTATATATTTGCCACAACCAGTTTTACACCAGAGAAGTGAAGATTGGATTTTGGCCTCACTTtccaactttaaaaaaaaaaacagtctaaaCCCTCAAACAGCTTTACCAACCTCAGGTGATGTGGTTCATGCAGGTTATAGACTGAGTGTTGTATTGCACGTACTCTCACAGCCTGACTTTGTGATCCTGTGTTTATGGACTAATAAACAGCGTGCTCAGCCGACTCAGCAGGGTCACTGTGGAAATGTTGGATGCATTTGAATCCAAGTGGGGTAAAGAGACACTGGGCACTACATCATGACACTCATACAATGTGTGTTAAGATGCTTCTCACGCCTTCTCAGGGCAAAGGAGGGCAATCTATCAGTACATAGGCTGATAGCATGACGTTTGCAAGTATTTCAAGTCTATTTATGATGTAAAAGTATCACAgtgtagtgtaaaaatactcaattACAGATGTTATGTAAGTAAACgttttaatgtaacattagACAATTAACGTACGATTGTCGCACACTGACGTTACTTACTTATTTTAACCTGaaacattatgttttttctaaatctaaagTAGTTTTGACGCCTAACCCTAAAAGCAACAGTTTTCACAGCATGAACCACATGTTTCTGCGAAAAGTTGCATGTAATCACAAAATCAGTGCATTACGGCTGATCAGTTTGttgtcatttgtgtgtgtgtgtgtgtgtgtgtgtgtgtgtgtgtgtgtgtgtgtgcgtgtagtTCCCTGGGGGTCTTACTTCGATCACGCTGTGGCCTGGGAGAAGAAGATGGACGACCCCAACGTCATGATTGTCACCTATGAAGACTTAAAACAGGTGGATCACACAGTGCTTGTTACATTGCATCTGACAGAAGGTGGTGGCTTTAAAAATGTGCAAGATCATTACTGTTAATAATTGGTATATGATATTTTCAAAAATCACTTGTTCCAACAGTTTATATGTAAAATCATCCTGTGGAGACATGAAACTTGTTGCAGAGAGACGATCACTCACAGTCAATGTTTAGTGGAAGTGTCTGATGGCTCTGATTCTGTTCCCTGTCCCTCAGAACCTGACCGAGGGCGTCCGTCAGATCTCCACCTTCTTTGGCTTCAGCCTGACGGAGGCTCAGGTGCAGCAGATCTCAGAAGGTAGCACCTTCAATGCCATGAAGGAGAGCTCCGGCAAATCCCTTGGTAAAATGGGAGACGTCATCTACAGAAAAGGTGCTTTAAACCATTTTGTCACCACAGCAAAACATCTTTAAGGAGTGTtgtttttacttaaaggtccaatgtgtaagatttaggggcatttagtggcatctagtaccctggaaatccagagttctcgcgagagcacaatttgaatttgctcagcgagtcactctggcaatcagtaatgatgctcattacccatacCCTTggaaccgagctgcaccaatcacatcggtgtatctgatataggcgggccagaggtgAGCTAAACAGattatctgatataggcgggccagaggtgAGCTAAACAGATGGCGACAGCGCTGCAGTgaccggaatcagtcagtaaacattgcaagatggctatggatgaacaccagttgtttgaaacggctttggccgctacaatgaacgagttagacttggctttttctctaaaagaggaacagaagacggtgctcgagtctttcctttgcaagaaggacgtttttgctgttttgccgaccggatacggcaagagtctaatctaccagttagctccgccgGTAGCTAAGTGTAGGCCTAAACGTCAccctgtgtattgttctgattggtcgtagtgttatccaattgcgtgcagtgatatttacaaatgcatgcttggtgccgcccctcgagttgggccattttcatccattttaaattttttttagatttgggtctggatttccaggctaggcatctagtggtgaggattgcagattgcaaccagctgaaacttctcatggttagaattccttcagtgttctttgttaaaaaaaatgatcaaaggtctcttcctcttcaaaacaaatggaccaggtgatttaaactggtgaaaacactgaataaagctgtttcacattaaacaATTAGTGTTTGGCCGATGTTGTTTAGCATGACGGAGAAGAGCTGCCAGcacagcacctgctaatctgtgcttaccttctttctctgataactcaaaatccagacattcaggaggcttagcaggagccgaattatctgcagaggtctcttcctctccaaaacaaaccaactgGGCAATTTAAACCAGTAGAAATATCAGTATTTTTCCAATGCTGCTTGTCGTGGAAGGGTTGCGAACTATGCAgccaaagaaaaaacatgaaaggcccgatctagagccagtgtttggtttgtccattctgggccactgtagaaacatggcggtgcataATGGTGATCTCCAAACGAGGACACGCTCCTTATGTAAacaagcacaaaaagtaaggaaatttgtgtttggtagattatttctttgttgtaacaatgcttcttggtaATAAATCTTATCtggttggaaagcctgtttatttcccttttaaatggtaccacatttgtaaggaacatgcatttgtgggatgagcagcagagctgagtatgtgggttgcacccatgaaaaatttgccaaatcttctccgccaatgccaaacagctttttttttgctgttgctactgactcttgttttgagcttctggtaccCCCAGTCAGGcacctgattgtcagcacctgtGAGCATGGGCCCTGCTGCAgtggtcagttggtgtctgctcCAAGAATCGGCATGCCACATTCCAATGATCTGGATAGGGCCTGTGCGATAGGgcaacttcaagctggtgttcTGTAAAACCAAGTTGCGGCATTATTTGGAATGAGCCCTAGTAccatctgcaaactgaaggccaagtCCCATATAACGGGGGATGTCAAAGACAGGCTTTCTGGTGGAAAACCCCCATTTCACGTGTAAACCCGTCAATGTTTATACGAAACCTGTCTCCTTGGAACACAACCCTGCCTATTCTGGATCTACAGCTCTTAACCAAGGTTCCTGCTCATATTGACTGGGTGAGGTGAATAACATcaatcatcttgttacagtccattgttctgctgggaaaccttttgtcctggcattcatgtggatgctacttgacacgctcctctcacccaaacactgttgcagaccaagtacccccccctcatggcaacggcacttgtcaatggcagtggccccccagcaggacaacgCACCACGCCActccacaaaaactgctcaggaattaCCCAAGGAATGGAACTaggagctcaaggtgtcgacttTGCTcccaaataccccagatcccaatctgatcaaacatttgagggatgtgctggtaccccagaggtgCACGGTGGGTGCTCCTTGGACTGatttggctctgacctgtcaaggcatggacacaggacctctggagtttgtcctgtgttgtctggcaccagtgcgttggcCGCAGATCTTATaggtcctgtgggttgtgaggtgggatACCAGCATGTCTTACAAATGTTTGATCAGAtggggatctggggaatttggaggccagatCAATGCTTTGAGCTCTTTGTCTCATTCCTCGGACAATTACTGAGccgtttttgtggtgtggcatggggtattgtcctgctggggggccactgctactgaggagtgctgttgccatgaggaggGAAtacctggtctgcactggttTGTCTGTGTCATAGAAAACTAAATAATATcattcaagaaaggggaccttAAAGATGCAGTTCGGCCTTTTGggaaatttgtttatttgttctttttcagAGTGAGACGTGAAGATGAATATCGATCTCATGTGTTGGGTACAAAGCTGGAGTCGGGACTTGCTAAGGCTAACACCTATAAAGCTCAATAAATCAtgctttgtgtcatatttgtttAATCGTTACTCAAACAGAAATATAATACCTACACTGTGAGGTTTCAGTGGGGGTATCAGATTCGTTTGTTTGCCTTCTGGGTGTAATTTTCTGCTAAAATAACACCTGAATGCAGCATCATTCAGCCGCTAGTGTCAGATTTTATTCATGAGCACATGAAAGAAGAGTCCCTGGTAGTTTTATCCTGAACTGCCAGAATTATAGCTTAAGACATGAGATTGATATCAATCTTCAGGGTTTAACTGTGCCATATTTTTGTCCCTGCAGGCGAGGTCGGGGACTGGAAGAACCACTTCACACCAGAACAGAGCCAAGAGATGGATGATGCCTTCAACAAACACCTGGCGGGAACCAGGCTGGGAGCCAAACTCAATTACCAACTGTACTGTCAgtaagagaggaggagagggaggcacTGCACAGATTCATCTGCAGCTGCTTGGTAGAGGAGGTGTCAAAAGTTTCTTTGTCACAGGCTCAAGAAGAAGGGAGAAACTGAGGAAAGAGAGGGAACCAGGAGGGAACAAGTGCATTATGGGTTATTGTGTTATTTACTCCAACCTGTGAACTTTTGCTGCTGTACGAATTCTACAAcagaaaacattaaaggaatagttttacATTTGGGGAGATCTGATATGTGTCAGCAGTGAAGAAATCGTTGTTGcacttttttttgcaaatcaaacaaatgagatataaaatgttaataagTGATCATAAGAGGTGCTGGAGAGAGCCAGGTAAGCTGTTTACCCCTTTTGCCAGTCTTTATGGCAATGGTTAAATCCAACtaagtgcatttactcaagtactgtacttaagtaaaaactCAAGGTAATTGTACTTAAAATCATAAATGTAAACCATTTTTCAATAACTAAAATTGTCATGAAGACACAGGTGGTAGAAGCAAACCTAATTAAAGACAATTTGTTCAGACAAAAACTGATTTGTGTTCTATGTTTGCAGATGACTCAGTGTTTTCTTACATACTTCATGCCCCTCAAACTGGTTTTAACATTCAGCCAAGTTGGTTGCTCTTTGCTCTGGGCATGTACAGGTTTGTATTTAACCACACCAGAGTTTATCAGATTCAGTTGTTTACCTTATaggtatgatttttttcctcccaaaATATCACCTGAATGCAGCATTGTTTAGCAGCTAAAGTCTCAgatgtcagatttttctcaCAAACACATGAATGTTAAGTCCCAGATTGATTTCTTTACCAATGTTTAACACCTAATGTGACCACGAAGCACTTGAATTCTCTTTAAACTGGCAGCTATCAGAACTCATGTTCACAGATTTCACTCTGGTCCTGAAACTGTGGCTTTGAAACAATACTGTGATGAGATTATTATGGGCTATCATAAACATGCATAATCACTGTTTGTGCTGTGTGTATATTACATAGAATGCATCACTGTACATGAtcatgatgaaaaataaaactcttCTTCACATCACTTATTTGATCTCAAATTACTTTATCTTTGCTGCTCAGCACGAAGGGCCTCCTATCAATCAAAAAAGCTGCATGGGACTTGTGTATGTAGAATATCCTGTTTTCTTAATCTCCTTATTCAGTTTATATTTAGGTGTTTTACTTCTagcaattttgttttaatgtgataaATGTTTCagtatggtaaaaaaaaaaaaaaagctcagaaaCTTAAATCAGTTAGCACACTGAGCTGCTGTAGTGAAACCACAAGACAAGATCTGTTTGTACAATAACAGTCACAATAATGATACAATgcagtaaaacattttgtttaagTTTTTTAAACTAAGATATgatgattgttttttattgtgttcttATATTTATATTACATCTTTATATTACTATATACATAGAGATGTAATATTGTATGATGCAATACAGGATATAATGCAAAAATCAGTAACATATTAACATAATATATTATAACATGGTAAATTGTaatatctaaataaaaaaattaaattgtaaaTCTAATATCtttttctgtacttttacttttatttctatACCTTTCAGGTTCaaatattgtaccttttacttcactatatatttatttcacttGTTTAATTTACAGATCCAGATTagtaatataaaacataatcaacaaatacattctgatttattatttatgattaCAGATAAAAATAAGACTTAATTCATCCCGCAGTGAAATTCACtaactacccagcagtataaGTAAGACCCCACTTTTACCAGCTGCATATCAATACATTAATAATTACAATTTAATAACATAATACACATTATTCTGAAATAGGAcattttaagtatattttgatgctgatacttttgtaaaaataaataaataaaaataaatttaaaaaatatgaatgcaggactttcacttAAACAGAGTAGGCTATTTGTTTAATGTAGTAAACTTACTTTTGCTTGATTATAGtacaatgaaaaagaaaatcttcaaaatatatatatttttaaataaataccgGAAGTAGCAGTCCCACTTACGGCttatgttttattctgaaagggCTAACCGGATGGCGTGTTATTATCGTCTGTTGCTAACTTAGCCGTGGTCCTCCGTGTGTCTGTGAATGAATGACATCATGCGGGCTGCTGTCGGTCTCCATCTGCGACATGACACCCTCAGACACTACGGTTAGACGTTTATTTAAAATCTGCCGTTAAACCGGTAAGAGCGGCACGCTAACGGTTTCTCCTTTGATAATGATTCAGCGATTGTTttgtgctagctagctagctaacgttagcctgtgCTGGTCAGAGCCAGCAGCCAGGTAGAGCTAACGGCTAATGATGCTAAAGATGCTGTGAGGGATTGACCTGTTACGCGGTTATTAAATGGCCACTGAAGGGAAAGTGTGACATGTTAAATGTGTTGGTGTGTGGAGAACACCTGCTCAGGTCACCTGCTGTCAGCCACACTGTCCTCTTGGCTTTGACTCATGTTGGCTCACTGGGAAATTACACATTTCACATCAATGTGCTGCTACATGATGGTACATTTTCTCCTTAACAGCAATTATAACAGAGATATAAACGGTGTAATTTAGACACCAAATGTATTCTTTACGTTTTTTTGAACCTAAAAAGAGAAGAATTCAATTATTCAAACTTCTATTTAGTAAAAGTCCCCACAGTGTTGCATGGCAGGGGAGAATACTATTTATTTCCCAGTCCAGAAAAGCTCAAGTGACTCAATTATTATGAAACCACAACAGTGCAATTGGGCTCTAAATATTTTTGGGAACCTGTTCCTGTTTAAATCTGTGCATATTTTGATGCTCAGCTTCCACTTTCTTTTAACCATGAAGGGGGATTTCTTATGTTCTtttgcagctgttgctcagagggatctttgtctctttcaggtGTCAGTGTGGTTGAACCACTGTATTGTCCATATACGAAACAAACCCTTCATATAAAACAACATCTACTTGTAAAGAGGACTTTCTAAAACCCtaaaaacatgacatatcacTCAGATAAATGGAGCAGCCCTCTCAGACCTGACTGAAACAAGCTTTGTGGCAGGAGATTACAAACTATTTGATGGTAGTGTATTCAACAGTATGAGTGTTTAAATGACTAAAGACTTGTCTCACTTTGCACTGTTGCTTGTAAATGTTTTACCAGAGAGACTTTTTATCCATCTTAACTGGAAAAATTGAAATTCATTTGGACTGGAAATAAAAGCAGCGGAGATGAATCCATGCCGTAACTATTTTATTGTCAAAACAGCTGAGGGAGTCCCTCCAAATttcaactttactgttttgatttgttttgtacCTCATTTTTATTCTGCATGGTTTTactcattttgattattttcagtttggtttggtGATGAATGTCGATAGCATATGGTTATCACTGTTaacacctcacagcaagagggttcccggttcaaACCCCGGGGTCAGGAAGCCCCTCTGTaccagtgtgggtttcctccgggtactccagcttcctcccacagtccaaagacatgcaggttaattggtgactctaaattgtccgtaggtgtgaatgtgagtgtgaatggttgtctgtctctatgtgtcagccctgtgatagactggtgacctgtccagggtgtaccccgcctctcgcccagtttCAGCTGGAATAGGATCCaacccccccgtgacccccaacaggataagtggttacagaaaatgaatgattgaATTAATTAATGGATCATAATTATTATACCATTAATATTTATAACAGCTGTAATTTGATGTTTCATTATCAAGTCTGATGGATCAACTAGACATTTTTCAACCTTTATTTGTTCAGGGAATTGTTCTATATCTAAATGTATGTTGAGACGAGAGAATATGTAGCATTTTTGCATTATAAATGACTTAAAGAATTACTCGATCATCAAAATATTCATTAATCGACAAACCCATCCTTTACCAATTAAGTTTAGTccataacatttcagaaaaatgtCAGTTCCCAGAGCAGAACAAGACATGTTcaaatttcttttttgtttgaccGACAATCCAAAACACAGATATTTAGTTAACaatgatataaatatatatttagagaAACGTTTTTGCTTGTAAATAAGGATGGACCAATACATCGGCTGGCCGATATATCGGGCcgatatttgagttttttttacttgtatcGGCATCGGCCGATACGCGCGTGGGTTCGCGGATTTATTTTTCCCTGGCATGATTTACAGACAGGCATCCACGGGTAGCTCTGTGTTGCCGGAAGACCCTGCAGCGCACATGCAGCGAATCCTACTGTGTacagtagttgttgttttatttatgcttcagcttaaatatttgtttattttataaagacattactggaagatttaagagcactgaactcttttttttatttgaatgtataataataataataatattctacCTGTTCTACCTCAACTTTCCAtcttgttttagtattttttactgttcaataaatgtttcttattttaaacttgagacctgtaatatttgttatcattgtgtcatttttttaatgtaaattgaGGGAGCAAAAGCAGTATCGGCCCCAAATATCGGCTCAAGAAAATCGGCAGTCCATAATCGGTCATCGGCTAagggtgatggaaaaaaatcggtatcggcatcggccctaaaaaatccatatcggtctACCCCTACTTGTAAAGGACTTAAAGGAATAATCAATTcccaaactatttttttttttttgatttattaGTAGTTGTTTCTTCTCTGTTCCAGGTGTAGAGTGATGCAGCAGAAGTTGTGTTCCAGAGGTTCTGGTTCTTTCCTCTTGGAGAGGAATGGCCAGGCCTGCGGTGCCGTCACCGTCACCTCCTGCGACCTCCCCTTCCGCTGCCCCCGCTGTGGCGAACAGGAGCGTTTCCGCAGCCTGGCCTCGCTCCGCGCTCACCTGGAGTACCGCCACTCGTACCGCTCACCAGATGTTACCACTGGCGGCTTCAGCATCACTGGCAAACTCCCCGACCCATTGACGGCGGCGATCCCCTGGCACGACATGAGCCTCCCGACCCGCAGGGGGCAGCAGAGCACGGGGCGGCCACCTCACGCCCGCTCCCTTAGTGACAGCAGAGACAGCGGGTACCTCCACTCCTACAGCTCTGTGAGGAGACGCACGCAGAGTGTTGGTGTGGGGAcgcaggctgaggaggaggaggaggatgacgaCGAGGAATTTGGGACAGAGGATGAAGATGGAGGAGATGAGGATGAGGACGATGACGAAGGtgaagagagagatgggggTAGAAACGAGGAGGATATAAAAATGTGCATCAAAAAGTCAGACGTATGCCACCATCAACTCAACCACCATCATCTCCCGTTCCCTCCTCCAGCGCCTCTTGGTCCTCCACCAGATCcggacctggacctggacctggacctcATAGGTGCGTTCGGGTTTATTTACTTTTTGGAGCAGCTTTGAActaatttttaaaattatgattaCAATATCAAATTCTACAGTCATATTTCCAGCCACAGTAACTTGTCTCCTTTACTGTCACCACCAGAGCAGAACTCGTACTCTGGGTTGGAGACGGCAGCAGCCTCGGCCGCTGTGCGTCGACGACTGGCCAGCATCCTGCGGGCGGCTGACAGCACCATGCAGCGCCGGCTGGCCAAGGTGAGCACGGAGCTTGCCCAGACCGACACGGAGCTCCTGTGTGAGCGCGCTCACTCACAGCACTTGGCCCAGGAGAGGCAGGAAGTTGCAGACAGGGAGAGGTCGCTGAGCCGGCAGGTGGATGTGGCTGTCATGGTGATCGCCGCGTTGAGGGAGCAGCTCAACGCCTCAGAGAACGAGCTGGAGCGGCGAGAGAGGTAACACTCAACAGGTGTTGGGGAGTTCCACTGcatatgttttaaaagtagtAGAAGGCGTTTAGTGTCACgagagggagctgtgtgaagtctgaTAAATGTCCTCAAGTGATGTGAGTCAGTGTTGGTTGATGACTACAAGtatgaaaatgaacaaaaaaaaatctggaggTGCTGAGTTAAAGAGAAGCTTATCAGACCTCTGTAGCCTGCAGATCATCTGGGCTACAGCTGCTAGCACATCACTGTAGATGAACTGTAGGCagttgagttgcattgtgggtaatgcaGGCATCCTGATGGTAGATCTGGTCATGAAACATATACATTTTTTCAAGTGCTATACTTTAACATAATTGCTGTTTTCCAGGGAGGTGATAACCATCCAGAAATTTCTGGAAGCAGCAGCTCGACAGGAGACATGTGGTAAAGTTCGAATCCAGCGCTTCATCGAGAATCTGCTGAG
This genomic interval carries:
- the sult6b1 gene encoding sulfotransferase 6B1 — protein: MDPKTFQSYMQDRMQRAKEMKEEEKLYRYNGVLYPRLMCHEDNLKALKDINAREDDIMLVAYPKCGFNWMVGVVRKIMAAVAGPPQIQSKMPPLIEFFGPDVVKILEETPSPRFLGTHMPPDNIPASFYAKKTKMLVIFRNPKDTLVSYYHFCNNNQVLPAVSWESFFSSFMSGDIPWGSYFDHAVAWEKKMDDPNVMIVTYEDLKQNLTEGVRQISTFFGFSLTEAQVQQISEGSTFNAMKESSGKSLGKMGDVIYRKGEVGDWKNHFTPEQSQEMDDAFNKHLAGTRLGAKLNYQLYCQ
- the znf365 gene encoding protein ZNF365 → MQQKLCSRGSGSFLLERNGQACGAVTVTSCDLPFRCPRCGEQERFRSLASLRAHLEYRHSYRSPDVTTGGFSITGKLPDPLTAAIPWHDMSLPTRRGQQSTGRPPHARSLSDSRDSGYLHSYSSVRRRTQSVGVGTQAEEEEEDDDEEFGTEDEDGGDEDEDDDEGEERDGGRNEEDIKMCIKKSDVCHHQLNHHHLPFPPPAPLGPPPDPDLDLDLDLIEQNSYSGLETAAASAAVRRRLASILRAADSTMQRRLAKVSTELAQTDTELLCERAHSQHLAQERQEVADRERSLSRQVDVAVMVIAALREQLNASENELERREREVITIQKFLEAAARQETCGKVRIQRFIENLLRRIALAERLVEYYQVNGSPQQCNHNKYQQQTDNGPHRITKSRSAGGQLSSSGLHDNRSHSSSQFGGRPLFSKQGGGERDREREHRERLAQSSRLFCRPEHRDDIWNHQRRRSAGYEA